The window CCGGAGATGATGCCAGGAGAAGGGTGGGTCTGATGAGCCTGCGAAGGGGGAAGCTCTTGTGGGGAGGGAGAGAAACCTAGCCAATTGTTCATGGAGGCCATTAAAAGGATAGAGCTTGGTATGGgggaagagaaggaaaaggaggcGCAGTTGTTTTCTTGCGGGCAACCCTGTGGTGAAAGGGTAGTAAAGGGAGGGATGCGGAGTCGATGGGGACAGATGGAGGGAGGAGTGAGAGAGAGGAATCCTGCACAGTGAGTAattaagaagagagagagagagagagagagagagagaagaacaagAGCCTATGGCTTACACAGTAAACAAGGAAGCGATCAATATCTCTAGATGAAAGAAGTTGACGGTAGTAACATAGCAAATGACAGAAGGTTTCTTAGAGAGAGCAGAGGTGTGAAATGTATCCCAATTGTTCTTCAAAGGCTGCTGTACATGTAGTTTCTTGGCCATCAGTATCCTCCTCCTTTGACCACATCCTACTTCAAACCTACTGGAACAAGAAGGCAGAGAGGAGGATAAGTAACCGGAATTCTTCTCTTCCAGCGACTCCCTTAAAACCTGCACATCCTCCCTACCCATTTATTCAACTCCAGCTTGTCCATTAGTGACTTCTTGTCAGcacatactctctctctctctctctctctctgtgagcaTCTCAAGATCCATCACCTTCAGCTACAGTCATACACCTAAGCCCTACACCAAACTCGTCTCCCACCGCTCCTTTTGCTGCGCGTGCATGTCCAATCTATCATCACCGCGCAAACTGAACAAGATAGCTTCACTTAGGTGCATGCACATAAGTCAGAAAGAACGATCAAAATAGTTCTGATCTCAGTTCAATATGACATGCAAAGGCTCTCTTCTACACTGGGATAATAGAGAAGTCACCCGATATGGGCACGCATGTTCTcttgcttcttcccttttcctttggtGCCATCTGGTGCGGTCAATTAGTATGGCTCGTCTTTAGACtttagagagaggagagaggcgaGAGGAGCGAGGAGAGAGAGATTCCGAAACATCAAATTAAGGAGATTAAAGAGTTGGCATAGGAAATGGCTAAAGTCTCGGAGAAATTGGCGGACTGCTGTTGTCTCCTTGGTAAAGAGGACGTGACTAATTATTTCCATGCACAGAGGTCGAGAAGAGAAGGTAGAGAGAGCACTGTCATGGCACGCCGCTGTATCCTTTCCATCCATCTGTATCACAAGACCTTGCCGATGTACGTAGGAAGAAGAGAAGGTAGAGAGAGCACTGTCATGAGATAATCATGCACATACGTGTCGATCCTGCTGCACGTTTACGTGTGCATGGAAACACGCACGTATAGATATCGTTCCTTGCATGGCCCTTCGTGTACGTACATATTATATTGGATCGGTGTGAGGGAGTATACACAATTCTAATGCAAATCTCAGTACATATAACAACAACAGTTCGCTATTCAAAACTTATTTGCACTAAAGTGTTTAAAGCATTTAATGAACATTATCCTTGGATCAAATACGATAAATATGTGTCGTAAAATAGACCTAATATAATATTTAGTAATTTAGCAATTGAACGTATAATTAAAGTGGGCCTTCTCATGTGGGCTCCTGCAAACCTATATATCATTTACAAGAGTGTCACATATATATACTATAACGTGTGGTATGATAATTCATGTATAAATCAAATAACAAAGATTATGATAAACTTGACGATGTTATATGTTAATAACCTCGATCAAGGGTATGGGTAGATCtcaaagcttttttttttctgtactcTTTCTAATATTTCATAATCTAAaatttagagaagaaaaatatccaaatataataacaacaacaataattctTTTTAGAGCTGATGCCAAGAAATTCATCAAAAGGATAATTTTGTAacccaataaaaataataaagcagaaaaataaaagagacaagaacatcagatttacgtgattcggtcaattgacctacatccacgaacgAAGGAGgaacaaatcactactataaaagggataattacaaatgccttaggaaaatgttcctaggccataaaacacctaaaactattaaacaagaaaacaattaggttttcttgtggtgcatttgaCTTCAAAGTCCAGACTCTTATTTATATTTGCAATAGGAGATAATAAGCTTGATTTTTCTTGGAAATATGTGGGATttgtcaaactaacaaatctccaccttggcatgtcccaacattgacaattaacaaaacttgctccaccttcttcacaaaagccccaacgggcaatcaccaacaataaacaccaaccaagtccaagcattgcTTGAACTTATAAACTGGAAGAGGCTTTGTAAGCATATCaacccttgcatcttcaacccctggaataccttccttccttttgaagatccatttgcatccaacaattttcttacccgaaggcgacttcacaagatctcaagttttattctgatggagagattcaatttcttcattcatcgcaatcaaccacttagtggaattatcacaaaaaactgtatctgagtaggtagtaggctcaccaacatcacttgtttcttctgcaacagacaaagcatatacaaccaaatttgcatatctttgtggtggtcgaatatctctccatggtctatccttggctatggaatattgctcttcatcTGGATCATCTTTGCTAGTAGACTTAGGACTATCTACTAGCAttttttgagtagaagagttcgactgaaaagaatcagaactaccaatctcaagctccacctgcttctacgcactatcatttgtacaattaATAGAAGATAAcagagacaattcatcaaaagtaacatctctactgattataaattttggggatttgggatcataataccataatctgtatcctttcatccCAAAAGCATACCtaaggaaaatatattttttagctcgaggctctaattttccttcatttacatgcatgtatgctggacacctaaaaaattttaaatcagagtaatcagcaggagtacctgactaaacttccttcggagttttaaaattaagtgctACAGAATAAGCGTGGTTGACAATGTAACTGACTATATTAATTGCCTGTGCCCAAAAAGTCCATTGTCAACCctgtatttgagatcatacaccttgctctctccaagagtgttctgttcatacgttcggccacactattttgctgaggcatcatcctaacagtgcgatgttgaataattccttcatttttgtagaattcatcaaagttaCTTTTATAAAATTCAATGCCATTatttgttcgaagccgcttaatctgtttacttgtttgcttctcaatcaaagccttccattgttcagaaaataaacccaaactttcctggaataattgtcaatgaaagtcaacatagatctggcaccacccttagactgtacATGaattggaccccaaaggtctgaatgaatatagtcaagagtacctttcgttttgtgaactattGGAGAATTGAagttgactcttttctgctttccaaaaatgtagtgttcacaTAAATCCAATGACCCAGTACTTTGTCTgcaaagaagaccccttttgctcaatatgctcaaacatttttcgctcgtatgacccaaacgcatatgtcataatttggtgatgtcagaatcagataatgatgatgacgagactgtaaTCGAGCctatgatagtagttccctgcaaaatatataagctaccagacctataagctttcataacaataagggcacttctagaaactttcataactccacattcagctgcgtatttacacccaagagcctctaaggtgcctaaagagatgagattcttttttaaatcaggaatatgtctaacattagtgagcgtcctcataattccattatgcattttaattcggattgtgcctctaccaacaacatcacatgcgatattattgcccatcaaaacaatttcaCAGTTACAAGATTTAtatatggaaaacaaatctctattgggacacatgtgataagaacaacccgaatctaaaattcattcatttttagaccttgtccagtcatcagtagcaaagaaaatattttcagcaTTCTCATcaactgctacactagcttcagcggactcaatagttttcttaataaattttttattttactttaatttattttttaatttaaagcaatcagccttaacgtggcctattttatgataatatctgtactttaaatttctatgtctggatttagatctatatttagatatactactatcaaattttcttttatctattctacccctgacaaccagaccctcagcctgatttcctctactttccctagtgatatccctatctatctgctccttagattttagtacagatttaatttcaaattgtttctttttcataaatcatagtatcatggaaatacttaaaggattagggaagagaacacaaaagtaacaacaccttatcctcgtcatcaattttcgcatctatattctccaaatccataactaaggaatcaaatttatcaagatatgagagtatagatgtaccttcagtcatccgaagcatatacaaactctgctttaagtagagatgATTCTCATCTATCCTCTTTATATAGAagactttaagcttgtcccatatGCTCTTAACCACAGTCTCCGTAGTTACTTCCCGTAAAACTTTAgctccctgtagtgccaaatcaactccatctTAAACTAGAATGACTTCCATTTTGAGCTGCCACATgctgaagttgacatttctatcgaatttctcgacaacgatctttgttattggcATCATTGCCAAAATATCCCgaaaccatgctttgataccagttTGATAGAGTTGAttccaagaaatttaccaaagggtaatttggcaacccaataaagacaataaagcagaaaaataaaagtgACAAGAACACTAGTACATGGTTCAAtcaattgacctatatccacgaacgaaggaggagcaaatcactactataaaagggataattataaatgccttaagaaaatatttttaggtcataaaatatttgaaactactaaacaagaaaagcccaaagcaaacaattaggttttcttacggtgcatctgatttcaaagctcagacccttatttatagttgtaataggagataacaaacttgattttcctagtgAGACTACGTGTAACTTACCAAACTGATAATTTTCGATTTGCTGGTTTAGAAACGAAGGAATCCATTCAGCATGTATATTCTTAATTAAAATTTCAAATAGTCACATCTGGACATGTATCTCATGTCGAATGGATCAGATTAGCGTGTAAGAATTAATACACGATaaacaaacaaataaaataactTTTCGTGGCTTGCATGGCCATTTCCACGGTAGCACAAATCGATTTGAGAACTGACATTCCTCTTCCTCTTGCGTTACACTTTTCCATGTCTAATCACCTGTCCTCCATTTTCCTACGCATAGTACGATTTTGGAGATTGAGTTCTGCGGAAAAAGATGTTGGAGAATAAGTCAGCATATGATGATGATGCCTCATCATTCGTTGATCATTTCCttatggcttgtctcttttttttCCTAAATAGGATATTTTAGTACTGCCTTTAAACTTATTATTATAACCAATTAAGATTCACTATACTAACTAAAAATGTCACATCAACATGATATATaagagaaatatttttttgattttgaatacttgatcttttataatCGATAATTATTACCGAAACAAGTGTTATGCTTCAACGTAGTATAGACTCCAACTCTTTAATCGACATATTCGTCATAGTTTTTATAAGAATATACTAGCGCATGATATGAATTGTAATTCTTGAATGGTATTCATGACAAACTTCTTCACCTCTTCAAAGATAAATAAGGTtagatcaattatatatatatatatatatgagatatttataaaagGTGCTTAAATAGATGATATTTTACAGATGTATCGAGTCCGTCCATCATATCCATGTGTGCTTTGAGATGCGTGTAGTCTATTGTTATTCTCTATCGGGCTACGACTCGAGGACGGTGGCCGCCGACCACGGTAACCAAAACACATGACGTGTGATCAGATTCACGCATCAGTAGCGGCGCCAAAAGTCGCACGAGAGACACGCGGCAAATGAGAGGTGAGTACAAAATACGACGTGGAATCCGTCAACCAAAGAACCGCATTACACGGGCATCAAGTCAACCCCTCCACGTCACTCGCTCAACCATCGCTCTTTGTCCTATGTGGCATCCCTTCACGGTCAAAGCTAAGAAACCCTTGCTCGCAAGCGACTCTCTCGGGGTATGTTTCATGTGTTCAAGTTGTAGGGGGGGCATATAAATGTCTGCTCGAAGACGGCCAAAGGTATTAAAGCTGCTTTACGGTTCTGCTTGGAGTATTTTTTTAGctgcatgcatcacatactttaccGCGGCTTGCAGTGTTGGGAGTCCAGCGAACAGCGTCCCAGCGCACTCGACCGACCAGTTAAATTAACCGGGCTCGGTGCCATCCCTGTGTTATGTTCCTCGGTCAAAGCCCTCGCAAAACATGCACCACGTAGAACTCACCCCGGCTTGTCCAACAAAGATCCATCTCTAGAAGCAAAGTTTGGTCTGCTCGCATCTTTACTCATCTATCTCTTTCTCTGCAAAGCTTGCTTTTTTAAGAGAGGCCAATGGGAACATCCCTTACATACTATAATTGTGCTTGTCAGTGACCGTGGAGGTGATTGTGCCATGTCCACTAAGAACGTCGAACGCAAGTATAAATACCTCCCCCATCATCTTCTGCATCGACATGGTTCTGCTggcatcgtcttcttcttcttcttcttcttcttcttcttcttctgcttcttcgttGATTCATCTATAGCGGTATATGAACATATATGCTGCGCTGTGTTCGGCATGGCATCTTCGGTGCAGTTGTCGAAACAGAGCATCACCGTGCATGAATTCTGCTGCCGCCCTTCTCGGGCACCGGCCTTGTATGGGGTTGCGTTTCGACGTGCAACGTCGCCGGTGGGCGTGCAGAAGGTCGCAGCTAGGCGCGCCGTGGTTGCGGAGTGCAGGCCCTCGCTCGGCCGCATGTGGAGGGAGATCCAAGGATCGGATAACTGGGATGGCCTGGTCGAGCCCCTCAACCCCCTCCTCCGCGACGAGATCGTGAGGTACGGGGAGTTCGTCGTCGCGTGCTACAAGGCCTTCGACCTGGATCCCAGATCGAAGCGGTACTTGAACTGCAAGTACGGGAAGAAGAGCCTGCTCCCGGAGGTCGGCATGGGGTCGACGGGCTACGAGATCACCAAGTACATCTACGCCACTCCCGACATCAGCTTCCCCACCCAGAACGGCAGTACTTGTCGCAGCCGGTGGATCGGCTACACAGCGGTTTCGTCGGACGACGAGGTCAGGAGGCTCGGGCGGAGGGACATCCTCGTCGCCCTGCGGGGCACCGTCACCCACGCCGAGTGGATCGCAAACTTCATGAGCGCGCTCACGCCGGCGCGTCTGGACCCCAACGACCCCCGCCCCGGCGTGAAGGTCGAGTCCGGCTTCCTCAGCCTCTACACCTCATACGACAGCAGCAGCAGGTTCAGCAGCGGGAGCTGCAGAGAGCAGATGCTGGCGGAGGTATCACGCATCATCAACACGTACAAAGACGACTACCTAAGCATCACATTGGCCGGACACAGCATGGGGAGCTCCCTAGCCGTGCTGTTCGGCTACGACCTCGCGGAGCTCGGCCTGAACCAAGCGACACCGATCGCGGTGTACTCGTTTGGAGGTCCGAGGGTCGGCAATCTGGGATTCGAGGAGAGGTGCGAGGAGCTCGGCGTGAAGGTGTTGAGGGTGGTGAACGTGAACGACCCCATCACGAAGATGCCCGGCGTTTTGCTCAATGAGCGCATGCGTGCAGTAGCGGAGAAATACGAGCTCCCATGTTATGCTCATGTTGGAGTCGAGGTAGAACTGGACTTCTTCAAGATGAACAACCCTGTACATGTTCACGACATGGAAGCCTATCTTGGAGCACTGAAGTGCCCTAAGGAGGCGACCAATCAGGGTAACAGTGGCACCAATCTCGTGAGCAAAGCCAGAAGATTTTGGAGGGGACAAAACTTTGATGCATGGCAATGGCAGGAAGCCGCAACGCATCTAGGGAACTTGGTGAAGTCCCTAAGAGCCGGAGGCCAAATAGAACCACGAGTTCATAGGAGGTGATGATGAGACGAGGCATGAAAAGTTGTAACATGCAGTATATAATGCATCGAAACCCTTTATCTAATCAACGTACAAAACTAGGTGTCTATTTGTAGTGTGACTGTCCCAACTTTTTGCATTACAACTAATtcatatgaatattatttttgtgTGAGGTACGGTGGTCTATTATTTtatgttaatattttaatttttgaaataattaaCCTAAAATATTTTGGTTCGAGTGTTGACATGAGAGGTAGACGTAAAGAACATTCATGCTTGGAGGAATGAATACATCACATTTACAGTGATAAGGATAATTGCATCGCCAGCTCAATTATGTCCATGAATACATCAAGTGCATAGCTGAACTTAGTTTATATTTTGACACTATTTTCTCAAATCTCATGACATGAACACAAATGTACATAAACAAGCATGATTTCAGGACTTCCTCTCGCTCGCGACTAAGTCTCTCCAATTAGTGTTGCTCAAAGTGTCATCGCCACCAAGCCTAAAAGTCCCCAAAGTGTTTGTTCTAGAATGGGATGCTTTGTCCACAAACACTACTCCTCCATCATCACTAAATAGTGATGTTTAACATCCCCGTGACTAACTCCAATGATATAATATAAGCTTTGTACTCTTTCCATGCGTATACAACCTTTAATAAAAAGCTACAGACGTTGCTTTGTCAACTTTTCCCTGTTGACGAATACCTTCTTTTCTCTAAACCTCATGCAAGCTAATGGCATTGCTTATTTCTTTACGTGCATGTGGAACTCTATTAGACACCACACCATTAATTATCACGAACACTTTGTCCTGTACTCGGTAGGGTTGGCCTACTTGCTTGTGAATCAACCAAGCTAGCTACTTTCTAGGGTTTGACATTAGCTGCAATGCTACTAAAAGGTGGCCCTTATCAACCAATTATTCATTAATAATTAAGTAGATGTTGGGGGGTTGTTCCTTGCAACTACATTTCTTGGTAGCTACCTAAGGATTGTGGGGGCCATTAATCTAGGGTTTGTTCCACTAATG of the Musa acuminata AAA Group cultivar baxijiao chromosome BXJ3-2, Cavendish_Baxijiao_AAA, whole genome shotgun sequence genome contains:
- the LOC135631540 gene encoding phospholipase A1 EG1, chloroplastic/mitochondrial-like, with translation MSTKNVERKYKYLPHHLLHRHGSAGIVFFFFFFFFFFFCFFVDSSIAVYEHICCAVFGMASSVQLSKQSITVHEFCCRPSRAPALYGVAFRRATSPVGVQKVAARRAVVAECRPSLGRMWREIQGSDNWDGLVEPLNPLLRDEIVRYGEFVVACYKAFDLDPRSKRYLNCKYGKKSLLPEVGMGSTGYEITKYIYATPDISFPTQNGSTCRSRWIGYTAVSSDDEVRRLGRRDILVALRGTVTHAEWIANFMSALTPARLDPNDPRPGVKVESGFLSLYTSYDSSSRFSSGSCREQMLAEVSRIINTYKDDYLSITLAGHSMGSSLAVLFGYDLAELGLNQATPIAVYSFGGPRVGNLGFEERCEELGVKVLRVVNVNDPITKMPGVLLNERMRAVAEKYELPCYAHVGVEVELDFFKMNNPVHVHDMEAYLGALKCPKEATNQGNSGTNLVSKARRFWRGQNFDAWQWQEAATHLGNLVKSLRAGGQIEPRVHRR